The Pyrococcus kukulkanii genome contains a region encoding:
- a CDS encoding transglutaminase domain-containing protein, whose product MKHLKLIVVIIISLSLGCLIRPPAEVKFELDTNVIEPEGTFHLIVTINNTGKVGILGANLQIEGDDFIVVQSPELTSPLKVGESTKLIWTIKGPVIPGTYTLKAYLDIIDELHRIWRGNIYETTIKVVSKIHQNSKVDVKILAPNQTYGGKIITVPIVVTNNLQYEIRVVNLDVNLGDLKVIEAPKGPMTILPNSTHTFPLKVKTPPEFERARIFVILEYSSPGGIGKKVSEKEITVLWQPWMLSEEEIREAYGNTSKWIFGDSIVDRYWENVYGSTSIINRKTLREGILPLVNDSKSDIEATKAIFNYIFTHFTFEDKGISTLNPQVLQNSTTLSPIEANLLMVAYLRSINVPARIVSVYNGVDCTEFPFVEAYISGKWYVIDFNHMFFGTREEFISSRWFPAIYQEIEIFNNKLVAVKPGGDPHNHEDLSQLYLGITKESLLNALYNRLDKRTYMKIKELLALLDSENERIFALFLFSSGNPDEVENLLNTVNVEKLSGTIKAFYEFYYDIKWEEDFRVYWEKLLMTYR is encoded by the coding sequence ATGAAACATTTAAAGCTCATTGTGGTAATAATAATATCACTCTCACTTGGATGCTTAATAAGGCCCCCAGCGGAAGTTAAGTTTGAGCTTGATACGAACGTTATAGAGCCAGAGGGCACTTTCCATCTAATAGTCACGATCAACAACACTGGGAAGGTTGGTATCTTGGGAGCAAACCTTCAGATAGAGGGAGATGATTTCATAGTAGTCCAGTCCCCCGAACTTACCTCTCCCCTTAAGGTTGGGGAGTCAACAAAGTTGATATGGACTATCAAGGGGCCTGTGATCCCAGGAACTTACACGCTTAAAGCGTACCTTGATATAATCGACGAGCTTCATAGGATCTGGAGAGGAAACATATACGAGACAACGATAAAGGTCGTGAGCAAGATACATCAGAATTCCAAGGTTGATGTAAAGATACTCGCCCCAAATCAGACATACGGGGGAAAGATAATAACAGTTCCAATAGTGGTCACAAACAATCTTCAGTACGAAATCAGAGTGGTCAACTTAGATGTAAACTTGGGAGACCTGAAGGTAATTGAGGCTCCAAAAGGGCCAATGACAATACTACCGAATTCTACCCATACATTCCCGCTGAAGGTTAAAACACCTCCGGAATTTGAAAGGGCAAGGATATTCGTTATACTTGAATACAGTTCCCCAGGGGGAATAGGAAAGAAGGTTTCAGAGAAAGAGATAACCGTTCTATGGCAACCTTGGATGCTGTCTGAAGAAGAAATAAGGGAGGCATACGGAAATACATCAAAATGGATATTCGGGGACTCTATCGTGGACAGATACTGGGAGAACGTTTACGGATCAACATCGATAATTAATAGGAAAACCCTCAGGGAGGGCATACTGCCTTTGGTAAACGATTCAAAATCCGACATAGAGGCAACAAAAGCAATCTTTAATTACATTTTCACCCACTTCACGTTTGAAGATAAGGGGATTTCAACGCTCAATCCCCAAGTGCTTCAAAATTCGACAACTCTCTCGCCTATAGAAGCAAACCTCCTAATGGTGGCCTACCTAAGATCAATAAACGTGCCAGCAAGGATAGTTAGCGTGTACAATGGCGTAGACTGCACGGAATTCCCGTTTGTTGAAGCCTATATCTCCGGAAAATGGTACGTGATAGACTTCAACCACATGTTCTTTGGAACAAGAGAGGAGTTCATCTCGAGTAGATGGTTCCCCGCTATTTACCAAGAGATAGAGATATTCAACAACAAGCTTGTTGCTGTAAAACCCGGAGGAGACCCACACAATCACGAAGACTTATCACAGTTGTATTTGGGTATAACCAAGGAAAGCTTACTAAACGCCCTTTACAACAGGCTGGACAAGAGAACCTACATGAAGATAAAGGAGCTACTAGCACTTCTTGACTCTGAGAATGAAAGAATATTCGCACTATTCCTATTCAGCTCAGGAAACCCTGATGAGGTTGAAAATCTATTAAACACCGTCAACGTAGAGAAGCTTAGCGGAACAATCAAGGCATTTTATGAATTCTACTATGA
- a CDS encoding SAM hydrolase/SAM-dependent halogenase family protein, translating to MITVTTDFGLRSPYVGEMKVAMVRVNPGAMIVDVTHGITRHSIIEGSFVMEQVVKYSPPGTVHLGVIDPGVGTERRAVIVEGEQWLVVPDNGLVTLPMKHIRPRMAWEIDLESIKRFTGWRISSTFHGRDVFGPAAALIDKGVEPEEFAKEIPLDSLVRLNLEPEVDGDIYTLTVIYVDDFGNVILNLENYERPREVELLDFGLRIPYLNTYGQVEKGELLALPGSHDYLEIAVNQGSAAEVLNLKVGDKVRVRLWR from the coding sequence ATGATAACGGTAACCACAGACTTCGGCTTGAGAAGCCCCTACGTGGGTGAAATGAAGGTCGCGATGGTACGAGTTAATCCTGGGGCTATGATAGTAGATGTGACTCACGGAATAACGAGGCACTCGATAATTGAAGGTTCATTCGTCATGGAGCAAGTGGTAAAGTACTCTCCCCCAGGAACTGTTCACCTAGGGGTTATAGATCCTGGGGTTGGGACCGAGAGAAGGGCTGTGATAGTAGAGGGAGAGCAGTGGTTAGTCGTTCCTGATAACGGCTTGGTAACCTTGCCGATGAAGCATATAAGGCCAAGAATGGCCTGGGAAATTGATCTTGAGAGTATAAAGAGATTTACCGGGTGGAGAATTAGCTCCACATTTCACGGGAGGGACGTCTTTGGTCCAGCAGCCGCTTTAATTGATAAGGGAGTAGAGCCAGAGGAGTTTGCAAAGGAAATCCCCCTGGACAGCCTTGTAAGGTTAAATCTGGAGCCGGAGGTTGATGGTGACATATACACACTTACCGTAATATACGTAGATGACTTCGGCAATGTAATCCTTAATCTTGAAAATTATGAAAGGCCTAGGGAAGTCGAGCTCCTCGACTTTGGATTGAGGATTCCATACTTGAACACTTATGGTCAGGTCGAGAAAGGCGAGCTTTTAGCACTTCCTGGGAGCCATGATTACTTAGAGATAGCCGTGAATCAGGGATCGGCCGCTGAAGTTCTAAACTTAAAGGTTGGGGATAAGGTTAGGGTTAGGCTGTGGAGGTGA
- a CDS encoding nicotinamide-nucleotide adenylyltransferase, producing MRGLFVGRFQPVHNGHIKALEFVFSQVDEVIIGIGSAQASHTLKNPFTTGERMEMLIRALDEAGFKKRYYLVPLPDINFNSIWVPYVEAMVPKFEVVFTGNSLVAELFRERGYRVIVQPMFRKDILSATEIRRRMIEGEPWEDLVPKSVAEYIKEIRGVERIRMLATNLESSEKELQAPIRIPEY from the coding sequence ATGAGGGGTTTATTCGTTGGAAGGTTTCAACCCGTCCACAATGGCCACATAAAGGCTTTGGAATTCGTTTTTTCTCAAGTGGATGAAGTTATAATTGGAATAGGAAGTGCCCAAGCAAGCCACACCCTTAAGAACCCCTTTACGACGGGAGAGAGAATGGAGATGCTGATCAGGGCCTTAGATGAGGCAGGCTTTAAGAAGAGGTACTACCTAGTACCTTTACCGGACATAAACTTCAACTCCATATGGGTTCCGTACGTTGAAGCAATGGTTCCAAAGTTTGAAGTTGTATTCACAGGAAATTCACTGGTTGCGGAGCTCTTCAGAGAGAGGGGATACAGGGTCATAGTGCAACCAATGTTTAGGAAGGATATACTCTCCGCAACTGAAATAAGGAGGAGGATGATCGAGGGAGAGCCCTGGGAGGATCTAGTCCCCAAGAGTGTGGCCGAATACATAAAGGAGATTAGGGGTGTTGAGAGGATTAGAATGCTTGCAACTAACTTGGAGTCCTCGGAGAAGGAGCTTCAGGCTCCAATAAGGATCCCTGAGTATTAG
- a CDS encoding KH domain-containing protein, translated as MDEVYKRLKEMLRVDIIDLEFDGEKIIVYVPRDQVRIAVGTGGAAVKAAELVLGRKIEVRAR; from the coding sequence ATGGATGAGGTGTATAAAAGATTGAAGGAGATGTTAAGGGTTGATATAATTGACTTAGAGTTTGATGGGGAGAAGATAATAGTTTACGTCCCCAGAGATCAAGTTAGGATTGCAGTCGGGACTGGGGGTGCTGCAGTTAAGGCTGCCGAGCTAGTTCTTGGCAGGAAAATCGAGGTGCGAGCGAGATGA
- a CDS encoding site-2 protease family protein, with translation MRKRELEDLAISFIVLLLIFSDFRPRLMLFVAPALFTAFVLHELAHRQVARHYGYVAYYKRWDFGIAVALVLGMLSKLLTGSSWVFAAVGAVYIYAPYQYWQDRRSEGMIALAGPLTNILVAITAIAILKVVSMNPYAWLLLSYMAHVNAWLAFFNLLPFPPLDGFKVFKWNPGYWAVLEGLSFMLYHV, from the coding sequence ATGAGAAAGAGAGAACTTGAGGATTTGGCTATATCTTTCATCGTTTTATTGCTCATATTCTCAGATTTTAGGCCCAGGTTAATGCTATTCGTAGCTCCGGCCCTCTTCACGGCATTTGTCCTTCACGAACTTGCCCATAGACAGGTAGCGAGACACTATGGGTACGTAGCATATTACAAGAGGTGGGACTTTGGAATAGCGGTGGCACTCGTTCTGGGGATGCTTTCCAAGCTCTTAACGGGATCTTCCTGGGTTTTCGCAGCCGTAGGTGCCGTGTACATCTACGCTCCCTATCAGTACTGGCAGGACAGAAGGAGCGAGGGCATGATAGCCCTGGCAGGTCCGTTAACTAACATCTTAGTCGCAATCACTGCTATAGCAATCCTTAAGGTAGTCTCAATGAATCCCTATGCTTGGCTACTCTTATCGTACATGGCCCACGTTAACGCTTGGTTAGCCTTCTTCAACCTCCTACCCTTTCCACCACTTGATGGGTTTAAGGTGTTCAAGTGGAACCCTGGTTACTGGGCGGTTCTTGAAGGCCTATCATTCATGCTTTACCATGTTTAA
- a CDS encoding carbohydrate kinase family protein, whose product MVELVVIGHLSIDTIILPNGRKIEIPGGAGANVATSASLAGAKVGLVTKIGTDFPREWLEKLSKHVDVRGVQILPGKTLHVWMIYREDGSVEAPVEVGVAERMGEVSIPQDYLMAKIFHIAPTPLKEQLKLVNRLSERKISLDFSPTYYEDYRKEKELVKEIISKSYVIFPNEVEAKILTGHKEVKKAAEELHSWGAEIIVITRGDKGVLVYDGEFQEFPALPAKVVDPTGAGDAFAGGFLAGLVKGKRIEESVNIGLKMAKKVLERLGGWSI is encoded by the coding sequence ATGGTAGAGCTTGTCGTTATAGGGCATTTGTCAATAGACACGATAATTCTACCGAATGGGAGGAAGATCGAGATCCCAGGAGGAGCCGGAGCCAACGTAGCAACTTCAGCCTCCCTAGCGGGCGCGAAAGTTGGATTGGTAACGAAGATAGGAACGGATTTTCCAAGGGAATGGCTGGAAAAGCTCTCCAAGCATGTGGACGTTAGAGGAGTCCAGATTTTACCTGGTAAAACGCTCCACGTTTGGATGATCTATAGGGAAGATGGAAGCGTTGAAGCTCCAGTTGAGGTGGGAGTGGCAGAGAGGATGGGAGAAGTTTCAATTCCCCAGGATTACCTAATGGCAAAGATCTTCCACATAGCCCCAACTCCTCTAAAGGAACAATTAAAACTCGTGAATAGACTAAGTGAGAGGAAGATAAGCCTGGATTTCAGCCCAACTTACTACGAAGACTACAGGAAAGAGAAGGAGCTCGTTAAGGAGATAATATCGAAAAGCTATGTAATATTCCCAAATGAAGTCGAAGCTAAGATCCTTACGGGACATAAGGAGGTTAAGAAGGCCGCAGAAGAACTTCACTCCTGGGGTGCGGAGATTATTGTGATAACCAGGGGAGATAAAGGTGTTTTAGTATATGATGGAGAATTTCAAGAGTTTCCAGCGTTACCCGCTAAGGTTGTAGATCCAACGGGGGCTGGAGATGCGTTCGCGGGTGGATTCTTGGCTGGTTTGGTTAAAGGGAAAAGAATAGAGGAAAGCGTTAACATTGGACTTAAAATGGCTAAAAAGGTTTTAGAAAGATTGGGAGGTTGGAGCATTTAA
- a CDS encoding carboxypeptidase M32, whose translation MEEVFQNEIIKEILAKYRRIWAIGHAQSVLGWDLEVNMPKEGIMERSIAQGELSVLSQELLLRPDFVELVEKAKGQELNEYERGVVRVLDRSIRITKSFPPEFLREVSEVTAQATKAWEEAKAKDDFSKFEPWLDKIIDLAKRAAEYLGYEEEPYDALLDLYEEGLRTKDVIRMFDKLEKDLKPLLDKILEEGKVPREHPLEKEKYEKEWMEKVNLWILEKFGFPLGTRARIDVSAHPFTTEFGIKDVRITTRYEGFDFRRTVLSTIHEFGHALYELQQDERFMFTPIAGGVSLGIHESQSRFWENVIGRSKEFVELLYPVLKENLPFIEEYTPEDVYLYFNMVRPDFIRTEADVVTYNFHIILRFKLERMMLNEGVKAKDLPELWNEEMERLLGIRPKTYVEGILQDIHWAHGSIGYFPTYSIGTILAAQLYYHMKKDLDVEAKVAEGDFEPIKAWLREKIHRWGSIYPPKELLKRAIGEEMDAEYFIRWVRERYL comes from the coding sequence ATGGAAGAAGTCTTCCAGAATGAAATAATTAAGGAAATCTTAGCTAAATACAGGAGAATTTGGGCTATAGGTCATGCGCAGAGCGTTCTCGGCTGGGATCTTGAGGTTAATATGCCCAAAGAGGGAATCATGGAGAGGTCTATAGCCCAGGGAGAGCTCTCAGTCCTCTCCCAGGAACTCCTATTAAGGCCAGACTTCGTTGAGCTGGTTGAGAAGGCCAAGGGTCAGGAGCTTAATGAGTACGAAAGGGGAGTTGTCAGGGTTCTCGATAGGTCTATTAGAATAACCAAGTCATTCCCACCCGAGTTCTTAAGGGAGGTAAGCGAAGTTACAGCCCAAGCCACAAAGGCCTGGGAGGAAGCTAAGGCCAAGGATGATTTCTCAAAGTTTGAGCCTTGGCTCGACAAGATAATTGACTTAGCAAAGAGGGCTGCTGAATACTTAGGTTACGAGGAGGAACCATACGACGCCTTACTTGACCTGTATGAGGAGGGTCTAAGGACTAAGGACGTAATTAGGATGTTCGATAAGCTTGAGAAGGATCTCAAACCTTTACTCGACAAGATATTAGAGGAGGGCAAAGTTCCCAGGGAGCATCCCCTAGAGAAGGAGAAGTACGAGAAGGAGTGGATGGAGAAGGTTAACCTCTGGATCCTCGAGAAGTTCGGCTTCCCGCTTGGCACAAGGGCTAGGATAGACGTTTCAGCCCACCCATTCACTACGGAGTTTGGAATCAAGGATGTAAGAATCACCACGAGATATGAAGGCTTTGACTTCAGGAGGACTGTCCTCAGCACGATCCACGAGTTTGGACATGCTCTTTACGAGCTCCAGCAGGACGAAAGGTTCATGTTCACCCCCATCGCGGGAGGCGTTAGCCTGGGAATACACGAGAGCCAAAGCAGGTTCTGGGAGAACGTAATTGGAAGGAGCAAAGAGTTCGTCGAGCTACTCTATCCAGTGCTTAAGGAGAATCTCCCGTTCATTGAGGAGTACACGCCCGAGGATGTCTACCTGTACTTCAATATGGTGAGGCCTGACTTCATAAGGACCGAGGCCGATGTAGTTACGTACAATTTCCACATAATCCTGAGGTTCAAGCTCGAGAGGATGATGCTGAACGAGGGAGTTAAGGCCAAGGATCTCCCTGAGCTCTGGAACGAAGAGATGGAGAGGTTGCTTGGAATAAGGCCGAAGACGTACGTGGAGGGAATACTTCAGGACATACACTGGGCCCACGGTAGCATAGGCTACTTCCCCACTTACAGCATAGGGACAATACTCGCGGCACAGCTCTACTACCACATGAAGAAGGATTTGGACGTTGAGGCAAAAGTTGCTGAGGGAGACTTCGAGCCGATAAAAGCTTGGCTCAGGGAGAAGATACACCGCTGGGGCTCAATTTATCCGCCGAAGGAGCTACTTAAGAGGGCCATCGGAGAAGAAATGGATGCAGAGTACTTTATCAGGTGGGTTAGGGAGAGGTACCTCTAA
- a CDS encoding antitoxin VapB family protein, whose product MVKTITISDDVYEELVRIKGNRSFSELLRDLLRERKGNIDILKHICGIFSEEEYEETKKKLKEIEEEFEKWGQSLIRT is encoded by the coding sequence GTGGTGAAAACTATAACAATATCCGACGATGTGTATGAAGAGCTGGTTAGGATAAAGGGGAATAGATCATTTAGTGAATTACTTAGGGATCTTCTCAGAGAAAGGAAGGGAAATATAGACATTTTGAAGCATATTTGCGGTATCTTCAGTGAGGAGGAGTATGAGGAAACAAAGAAGAAGCTTAAAGAGATTGAGGAGGAGTTTGAGAAATGGGGGCAGTCCTTGATACGAACATAA
- a CDS encoding type II toxin-antitoxin system VapC family toxin — translation MGAVLDTNIILELGRKGRGSDIFEKISSIDNTFYITSITKFEVLVGFPRKEELMWLKLLPELPFDGKCAEVASYIHRKLRERGTPLSFRDLFIASIAIANNLALITMDEDFTVLRDMGFEIHLIKG, via the coding sequence ATGGGGGCAGTCCTTGATACGAACATAATACTCGAGCTTGGTAGAAAAGGTCGAGGAAGTGATATTTTCGAGAAAATCTCATCTATTGACAATACCTTTTACATAACTTCTATAACGAAATTTGAAGTTCTTGTAGGGTTCCCCAGAAAGGAGGAACTAATGTGGTTGAAGTTACTTCCTGAGCTTCCTTTTGATGGCAAATGTGCCGAAGTAGCCTCCTATATACATAGAAAGTTACGAGAGAGGGGAACGCCTTTATCTTTCCGAGATCTGTTTATAGCATCCATAGCAATCGCCAATAATTTGGCGTTAATAACAATGGACGAAGACTTCACCGTCTTGAGGGACATGGGGTTTGAGATCCATCTTATAAAGGGGTAA
- a CDS encoding adenosylcobinamide amidohydrolase, translating to MKFSHFIKSFKEPMIALSNAPYRGGLTKANGFFFMMVHKNYSGNYREDCRRFEEEHNLKNFVGFMTAADVEKVLAVAKKGSVTAYVTAGITNPAIAGEEPPPWSPGTINIALVIEEGLTVGALVNAVMTATEAKTYTLLTMGYKATGTTSDGIGVFAFEGDIEWAGTATRLGINIGKAVRKALEESIKKWSEL from the coding sequence ATGAAGTTCAGCCACTTCATAAAATCCTTTAAGGAGCCAATGATAGCCCTAAGCAACGCCCCCTACAGGGGAGGGCTAACCAAGGCTAACGGCTTCTTCTTCATGATGGTTCACAAGAACTACTCGGGAAACTACAGAGAGGACTGTAGAAGGTTCGAAGAGGAGCACAACCTCAAGAACTTCGTTGGCTTCATGACTGCAGCTGATGTGGAAAAGGTACTCGCGGTGGCAAAGAAGGGTAGTGTCACAGCTTACGTTACGGCTGGAATAACTAATCCAGCAATAGCTGGTGAAGAACCCCCTCCTTGGAGCCCAGGGACTATAAATATTGCCTTGGTAATAGAGGAAGGACTAACAGTTGGAGCCCTCGTGAACGCGGTGATGACAGCTACAGAGGCAAAAACCTACACCCTTTTGACGATGGGCTATAAGGCCACTGGGACGACGAGCGATGGAATCGGGGTTTTCGCGTTTGAAGGGGATATTGAGTGGGCCGGAACTGCAACTAGGCTTGGGATAAACATTGGAAAAGCAGTAAGGAAAGCTTTGGAGGAAAGCATAAAGAAGTGGAGCGAACTCTAA
- the cobT gene encoding nicotinate mononucleotide-dependent phosphoribosyltransferase CobT — translation MKSLFILVLGNTEISLIPGISVAGATPELTKLTPPADAEYLFYEKPRIIDAIPVTPEGHPTPAIITKAAKELAKFPILVVRGGTYLPPMLPHVHISDKVGRDFRKEPALPEVGEIIERAKLLGEELNKTNIEELVIGESTPGGTTTAQAVLWALGYEAKTSSASPSNPQELKKKVIEEGFKRAGVEKGSLKDKPIEAIRQFGDPMMATVVGLSLGFRKNVVLAGGTQMLAVAAVLKALGEDMNRFMIATTKWIVQDKSATFVETAREIGIITYSADLDFSNSKFKGLQDYERGYVKEGVGAGGATWLAVKAGFSPADASRKVEELYERLMRMKG, via the coding sequence ATGAAGAGCCTTTTCATTCTCGTCTTAGGAAACACTGAGATAAGCCTAATTCCTGGGATAAGCGTTGCAGGAGCAACCCCCGAGCTGACAAAGCTAACTCCCCCGGCAGATGCTGAGTATCTCTTCTATGAAAAGCCCAGGATTATAGATGCGATACCCGTAACCCCCGAGGGGCATCCGACGCCAGCCATAATAACCAAGGCAGCAAAGGAACTTGCCAAGTTTCCGATTCTCGTGGTTAGGGGAGGAACTTACCTACCCCCGATGCTCCCCCACGTTCACATCAGCGACAAGGTTGGGAGGGACTTCAGGAAGGAGCCCGCACTCCCAGAAGTTGGGGAAATAATTGAGAGGGCCAAATTGCTGGGGGAAGAGCTGAACAAGACAAACATAGAGGAGCTGGTGATAGGGGAGTCAACCCCAGGAGGGACAACAACCGCTCAGGCCGTCCTATGGGCCCTGGGTTACGAAGCAAAAACATCCTCAGCCTCGCCATCAAATCCCCAAGAACTAAAGAAGAAGGTAATAGAGGAGGGATTCAAGAGGGCAGGCGTGGAAAAAGGGAGCCTAAAGGATAAGCCAATAGAAGCGATAAGGCAGTTCGGAGATCCAATGATGGCCACAGTTGTTGGATTATCGCTAGGATTCAGGAAGAACGTTGTGCTCGCCGGAGGAACCCAGATGCTGGCTGTTGCTGCCGTACTAAAGGCTCTAGGGGAGGACATGAACAGGTTCATGATAGCCACTACCAAGTGGATAGTGCAAGATAAAAGTGCTACCTTTGTTGAGACCGCTAGGGAGATAGGGATAATAACTTACTCGGCCGACTTAGACTTCTCGAATAGCAAGTTCAAAGGGTTACAGGATTACGAGAGGGGCTACGTAAAGGAGGGTGTTGGAGCAGGAGGAGCAACTTGGTTAGCGGTAAAGGCAGGATTTTCACCTGCGGACGCCTCAAGAAAGGTTGAAGAGCTGTACGAGAGGCTTATGAGGATGAAGGGTTAG
- a CDS encoding cobyric acid synthase: MGNALMILGTSSGAGKSLLVTALCRIFSNMGYDVVPFKSQNMSLNSAPTIEGGEISRAQYLQAIACHKKPSVKFNPILLKPEGNMRSQVVFMGKPIGSVSAREYMLSKKEELFRKAMAVLDELREKHDLVIIEGAGSPVEINLRDYDIANTRVMLHARAKGVLVTDIDRGGSFASIVGTMELLKPEEREAIIGFVFNKFRGDPSLLEPGFEYLEKRYGKPTLGVIPYVEHRLPEEDSLAEFPKVKGELHIQIIKLPHMSNFTDFEPLHWANGVDYVTRPEEIRGDLIIIPGSKNTVEDLLWLRQEGFGDAILEAHREGSFVVGICGGFQMLGEKIVDNVESKRGIVKGIGLLPAKTVFSKVKRTNHLKAEILWGPAKGMSVEGYEIRFGRSTSKRPFSIITAVNGAKALELEGAISDRAFGTYLHGIFHNFAFTECFLNFLRREKGLEPISIKEWSIEEEIERFARIVKENLDVRRILEELGL, encoded by the coding sequence ATGGGTAATGCTTTAATGATCCTGGGGACTTCATCTGGAGCAGGAAAATCCCTTTTGGTCACTGCTTTATGCAGGATTTTCTCGAATATGGGCTATGATGTTGTTCCCTTCAAGAGCCAGAACATGAGCCTCAACTCCGCGCCAACGATAGAGGGTGGGGAGATAAGCAGGGCCCAGTATTTACAAGCGATAGCGTGCCATAAGAAACCGAGCGTGAAGTTCAATCCTATCCTTCTCAAGCCTGAGGGGAACATGAGGAGTCAGGTAGTCTTCATGGGGAAGCCAATTGGGAGCGTTTCCGCTCGTGAGTATATGCTCTCAAAGAAGGAAGAACTCTTTAGGAAGGCTATGGCGGTTTTAGATGAGCTTAGGGAGAAGCACGACCTCGTGATAATTGAAGGGGCCGGAAGTCCCGTCGAGATAAACCTCAGGGACTACGACATAGCGAACACCAGAGTCATGCTCCACGCCAGGGCAAAAGGAGTCCTAGTTACGGACATAGATCGGGGAGGCAGTTTTGCGTCAATAGTTGGCACGATGGAGCTTCTAAAACCGGAGGAGAGGGAGGCGATAATAGGCTTCGTCTTCAACAAGTTCCGCGGAGATCCCTCACTCCTCGAGCCGGGCTTTGAGTACCTAGAGAAACGCTATGGAAAGCCAACCCTGGGAGTTATCCCCTACGTCGAGCACCGCCTTCCCGAGGAAGATTCTCTCGCTGAGTTTCCAAAGGTTAAGGGCGAGCTCCACATTCAGATTATAAAGCTCCCCCACATGAGCAACTTCACAGATTTTGAACCACTGCATTGGGCCAATGGAGTTGACTACGTAACTAGGCCTGAGGAAATCAGGGGCGATCTGATAATAATCCCAGGGAGTAAGAATACTGTTGAGGATCTGCTCTGGTTGAGGCAGGAGGGTTTTGGGGATGCTATACTAGAGGCCCACCGCGAGGGTTCGTTCGTGGTTGGAATCTGCGGTGGCTTTCAAATGCTTGGGGAGAAGATAGTTGACAACGTTGAGTCCAAGCGCGGGATTGTTAAGGGCATTGGTCTTTTGCCAGCAAAAACAGTATTCTCGAAGGTAAAGAGGACGAACCACCTTAAGGCTGAAATCCTGTGGGGGCCTGCTAAGGGTATGAGTGTGGAGGGCTACGAGATAAGGTTTGGTAGGAGCACCTCCAAGAGGCCTTTCTCCATAATAACTGCCGTAAACGGGGCAAAGGCTTTGGAACTCGAGGGTGCCATTAGCGATAGGGCTTTCGGGACGTACCTCCACGGAATCTTCCACAACTTCGCCTTTACTGAGTGTTTCCTGAACTTTCTAAGGAGGGAGAAAGGTTTGGAGCCGATATCAATTAAGGAGTGGAGTATAGAGGAGGAAATTGAGAGGTTCGCTCGGATCGTTAAGGAGAACCTTGACGTGAGGAGGATTTTGGAGGAGCTGGGGCTTTAA